A stretch of the uncultured Trichococcus sp. genome encodes the following:
- the nrdD gene encoding anaerobic ribonucleoside-triphosphate reductase yields MASLPTDYLNESTNLQVADTEVNIQVLKADGRVVPFHAKKIYKAIKKAERFLSEQNEAAADYDVDAVVALVVEKLISSEADSVSTDDIHDQVEATLAEMGNLPLAEAYNTYKLTKKVKKLQQQDIELRIQSLMNADQSVVNENANKDSRVFNTIRDLTAGVAAKAIGLRMLPKHVSNAHMKGDIHYHDLDYQPYSPMTNCVLIDFQNMLGEGFKIGNAEVDSPRSVNTATAQMAQIFANVASSQYGGCSADRVDEVLAPYARLNYEKHLETAKEWVEGEAKQIAYAEEKTRKDIYDAMQSLEYEINTLYTSNGQTPFTTLSFGLGMDWFAREIQKAILQVRIKGLGKERRTAIFPKLIFSLKRGTNLETQDPNYDIKQLAITCATKRMYPDVLMHDKIIELTGSFKTPMGCRSFLQGWKDENGNEVNSGRMNLGVVTLNIPRIALESEGNPEAFWNIFEERLAICKDALVYRVERTKEATPTNAPILYQHGAFGKRLGETDKVDEVFKNKRATVSLGYIGLYEAATVFYGPDWESNPEAKAFTLDILKKMKENTDAWGNQYGYHFSVYSTPSESLTDRFCSMDTEKFGIIADITDKEYYTNSFHYDVRKNPNPFEKIAFEMDYPQYCSGGFIHYCEYPNLQQNPKALETVWDFAYDKVGYLGTNTPIDHCLECGFEGDFNPTERGFQCPECGNTDPQTCDVVKRTCGYLGNPQIRPMVKGRHKEISARVKHLHADCKSEQ; encoded by the coding sequence ATGGCTTCATTACCAACAGATTACTTAAATGAGAGCACGAATCTTCAAGTCGCTGACACAGAAGTGAACATCCAAGTATTGAAGGCGGATGGACGGGTTGTTCCTTTTCATGCCAAGAAAATATATAAAGCAATCAAGAAAGCGGAGCGTTTTTTATCTGAACAGAACGAAGCGGCTGCAGATTACGATGTGGATGCTGTCGTGGCACTGGTCGTAGAAAAATTGATTTCGTCAGAAGCGGACAGCGTTTCGACGGATGATATCCATGATCAGGTTGAAGCGACGCTTGCTGAAATGGGAAATCTGCCTTTAGCGGAAGCCTACAATACCTATAAACTGACGAAGAAAGTCAAAAAACTGCAGCAACAGGACATCGAATTGCGTATCCAAAGCCTGATGAATGCCGATCAGAGCGTCGTCAACGAGAATGCCAACAAGGACAGCCGTGTCTTCAATACGATCCGTGACTTGACGGCAGGGGTGGCTGCGAAAGCGATCGGCTTGCGGATGTTGCCGAAACACGTTTCCAATGCCCACATGAAAGGCGATATCCATTACCATGACTTGGATTACCAACCGTATTCACCGATGACGAACTGTGTCCTGATCGATTTCCAGAATATGCTTGGTGAAGGTTTCAAGATCGGTAACGCTGAAGTGGACAGCCCGCGTTCAGTGAACACGGCGACCGCCCAAATGGCGCAGATTTTTGCGAACGTGGCCTCCAGCCAATACGGCGGCTGCAGCGCAGACCGAGTCGATGAAGTTTTGGCGCCTTACGCCCGTCTGAACTATGAGAAACATCTGGAAACGGCTAAGGAATGGGTAGAAGGTGAAGCGAAGCAAATCGCCTATGCTGAAGAAAAAACCCGTAAAGACATCTATGATGCTATGCAAAGCTTGGAGTACGAAATAAATACACTCTATACCTCAAATGGCCAGACACCATTCACCACGCTCAGTTTCGGATTGGGGATGGATTGGTTTGCGCGTGAAATCCAAAAGGCCATCCTGCAAGTGCGCATCAAAGGCTTGGGCAAGGAAAGACGGACGGCTATTTTTCCGAAATTGATCTTCTCTTTGAAGCGAGGCACGAACTTGGAAACGCAGGATCCTAATTACGACATCAAACAATTGGCCATCACTTGTGCCACGAAACGGATGTATCCGGATGTGTTGATGCACGATAAAATCATCGAATTGACAGGCAGCTTCAAGACACCGATGGGTTGCCGTTCTTTCCTGCAGGGGTGGAAAGACGAAAACGGAAATGAAGTTAATTCTGGTCGGATGAACCTTGGGGTCGTGACATTGAACATCCCAAGAATCGCCTTGGAATCGGAAGGGAATCCGGAAGCTTTCTGGAACATTTTCGAGGAACGTTTGGCCATCTGTAAGGATGCGCTTGTCTATCGTGTGGAGCGCACCAAAGAAGCGACACCTACGAACGCACCGATCCTGTATCAGCATGGCGCCTTCGGGAAACGTCTCGGCGAAACGGATAAGGTCGATGAAGTCTTCAAAAACAAGCGTGCCACTGTCTCCTTGGGCTACATCGGACTGTATGAAGCAGCCACCGTTTTTTATGGACCGGATTGGGAATCGAATCCGGAAGCAAAAGCTTTCACTTTGGATATTCTCAAAAAGATGAAGGAAAACACGGATGCATGGGGCAACCAATACGGTTATCACTTCAGTGTCTACTCGACTCCGAGCGAGAGTTTGACCGATCGCTTCTGCAGCATGGATACAGAAAAATTCGGCATCATCGCTGATATCACGGATAAGGAATACTACACAAACAGTTTCCACTATGATGTCCGCAAGAACCCGAATCCTTTCGAAAAGATCGCCTTCGAAATGGACTATCCGCAATATTGCTCAGGCGGTTTTATCCATTATTGCGAATACCCGAACCTACAGCAAAATCCTAAAGCGCTGGAAACAGTCTGGGATTTCGCCTACGATAAAGTCGGCTACTTGGGAACGAACACGCCGATCGATCACTGCTTGGAGTGTGGTTTCGAAGGGGACTTCAACCCGACCGAGCGCGGTTTCCAATGCCCGGAATGCGGCAATACCGATCCGCAGACATGCGACGTCGTGAAACGCACATGCGGTTACCTCGGCAACCCGCAGATCCGTCCGATGGTGAAAGGTCGCCATAAAGAAATTTCCGCCCGCGTCAAACATCTGCATGCGGATTGCAAGTCAGAACAGTAA
- a CDS encoding ABC transporter ATP-binding protein, whose amino-acid sequence MIEIKNLEKKYGKRTILEDVSFTIKKNEVTCLTGMNGTGKTTLMNCIMGLVPRNNGSITIDGEDIQQQLYETISYIPDSLTMPRWMTIAESMQFMATYYPNWNAAKADELLSFFRLEPDLQLKKLSKGNSAKVSFLLGLSLDADYYLMDEPFSGIDVFAREDILEVFTSKFVTDKGVLIATHHMDEVEMLLDRIVMLRSGRVVKDFYAEDIRQNEGKAIIDVMREVYQP is encoded by the coding sequence ATGATTGAAATCAAGAATCTGGAAAAAAAATACGGCAAAAGAACCATTTTGGAAGATGTCAGCTTTACCATCAAAAAAAATGAAGTGACTTGCCTGACGGGAATGAACGGTACAGGCAAGACTACTTTGATGAATTGCATCATGGGCTTGGTTCCGCGCAATAACGGTTCGATCACGATCGATGGGGAGGACATCCAGCAACAACTGTACGAAACGATTTCCTATATCCCTGACTCGCTGACGATGCCCCGTTGGATGACGATTGCGGAATCGATGCAGTTCATGGCTACCTACTACCCGAATTGGAATGCCGCAAAAGCGGATGAATTGCTTTCGTTTTTCCGTCTGGAACCGGATCTGCAGCTGAAAAAACTATCCAAAGGGAATAGCGCAAAGGTGAGTTTCTTGCTGGGACTTTCCCTGGATGCGGATTACTATTTGATGGATGAGCCGTTTTCCGGCATCGATGTCTTTGCCCGGGAGGATATCCTGGAAGTCTTCACGAGCAAATTCGTGACGGACAAGGGCGTCCTCATCGCCACTCATCATATGGATGAAGTCGAAATGTTGTTGGACCGGATCGTGATGCTGCGCAGCGGCCGTGTCGTCAAAGATTTTTACGCAGAAGACATCCGCCAAAACGAAGGCAAGGCAATCATCGATGTGATGCGGGAGGTGTATCAACCATGA
- a CDS encoding NAD(P)-dependent oxidoreductase produces MKKKVFITGASGGMGQQSLKQMINDRDLYDITILSVDSPKDRQALEPYAAYKEVTIHYGDLLDYELVKECIKGADLILHIAAFVSPAADYYPKKAMEINYGSVRNIVKAIFEMGQEERTKLVNIGTIAETGDRMPPIHWGRVGDPIKPSIFDYYAVSKIAAERLVIESGLKCWVSLRQTGIMGPAMSKIVDAIMFHNCLDNVLEYVSDRDSGRLMGNLCRYEFNGELPEHFWNHVYNIGGGEACRVSTYEMYQVIYGAIGFKNLDHIIEPKWYATRNFHGHYYLDSDKLEDYLHFRQDGMEYFYRCYLENLGMQATAAKILCSLPGGEKLMGSIMKKMLRKQATSEHGTVRFIEENVEDHIDAYWGGKSKWEKIPAKLSACQHFTDWDHVIKLDHGYDEEKEPELLDLYDVKGAAVFRGGSCLSTQMDAGDWQKKLTFRCAFGHVFEASPKLVLEAGHWCPDCERKSWNYAERAKMDPFFAQVWIPLHDESETRVYPKVVTELEV; encoded by the coding sequence ATGAAAAAGAAAGTATTTATCACAGGCGCTTCCGGCGGCATGGGGCAGCAAAGCCTGAAGCAGATGATCAACGACAGGGATCTGTATGACATCACCATTCTATCCGTTGATTCTCCGAAAGATCGGCAAGCGCTGGAGCCTTATGCTGCCTATAAAGAAGTCACGATCCACTACGGGGATCTGTTGGATTACGAATTGGTCAAGGAATGCATCAAAGGGGCGGATCTGATCCTGCATATAGCGGCATTTGTCTCTCCAGCTGCGGATTATTATCCGAAAAAAGCGATGGAAATCAACTACGGATCGGTACGGAACATCGTTAAGGCGATTTTTGAAATGGGCCAGGAAGAGCGCACGAAATTGGTTAATATCGGGACTATCGCAGAAACGGGCGACCGCATGCCGCCGATCCATTGGGGACGAGTCGGTGATCCGATCAAGCCAAGCATATTCGATTACTATGCCGTCTCCAAGATAGCGGCGGAGCGGCTGGTCATCGAATCCGGATTGAAGTGCTGGGTCAGCTTGCGCCAGACCGGCATCATGGGGCCGGCGATGAGTAAAATCGTCGATGCCATCATGTTTCATAATTGTCTCGACAATGTGCTGGAGTATGTATCAGACCGTGATTCCGGAAGGCTGATGGGCAACCTTTGCCGCTACGAGTTCAACGGAGAACTGCCGGAGCATTTCTGGAACCATGTCTATAACATCGGCGGAGGGGAAGCGTGTCGGGTCAGCACCTATGAAATGTACCAGGTCATTTACGGCGCAATAGGCTTCAAAAATCTTGACCATATCATCGAGCCGAAGTGGTATGCGACCAGGAACTTTCATGGTCACTATTATTTGGATTCCGACAAATTGGAGGACTATCTGCATTTCCGGCAGGACGGAATGGAGTACTTCTACAGATGCTATCTTGAGAATTTGGGGATGCAGGCTACGGCAGCCAAGATTCTGTGCAGCCTTCCCGGCGGTGAAAAGCTGATGGGAAGCATCATGAAAAAGATGCTGAGGAAGCAGGCCACCAGCGAGCATGGAACGGTGCGCTTCATCGAGGAAAATGTGGAAGACCACATCGATGCCTACTGGGGCGGCAAGAGCAAATGGGAAAAAATCCCTGCCAAGCTCAGCGCGTGCCAGCATTTCACGGATTGGGACCATGTCATAAAGCTGGATCATGGATATGACGAAGAAAAGGAACCGGAACTGCTCGACTTGTATGATGTCAAAGGCGCAGCTGTATTCAGGGGCGGCAGCTGTCTCTCGACTCAGATGGATGCTGGTGATTGGCAGAAAAAGCTGACTTTCCGCTGTGCATTCGGGCATGTATTCGAGGCGAGCCCCAAGCTGGTGCTTGAAGCCGGCCATTGGTGCCCGGATTGCGAAAGAAAGAGCTGGAACTATGCCGAACGCGCAAAAATGGATCCTTTTTTTGCCCAAGTCTGGATACCGCTGCATGACGAGTCCGAGACGAGGGTGTACCCCAAAGTCGTGACCGAACTGGAAGTGTGA
- a CDS encoding aldo/keto reductase, giving the protein MKKIDIGNSGLLASEISLGIMRMNVLTHEEATAVIRTAVDNGIDYFDHADIYGRGTSEEIFGKAFKELGIARDSVMLQTKCGIVPGVMFDFSKEHIIASVEGSLKRLQTDYVDALLLHRPDTLVEPEEVAEAFDELHKAGKVRHFGVSNQNPMQIELLKKAVTQPLLINQLQLSLTHAPMIDAGFNVNMVNNPSIMHDGSVLEYSRISDMTIQPWSPFQAGNGKKGLFFDHPDYPELNEKIEAMAEDKGVSREAIAIAWLLRHPAKMQPIVGSMNPERIAAICKASDVALSRTEWYDLYKAAGKKLP; this is encoded by the coding sequence TTGAAAAAAATAGACATCGGTAATTCAGGACTGTTAGCATCAGAAATTTCGCTCGGCATCATGCGCATGAACGTCCTGACACATGAAGAGGCGACAGCGGTCATCCGTACGGCAGTGGACAACGGCATCGATTATTTCGATCATGCGGATATTTACGGCAGAGGGACTTCGGAAGAAATTTTCGGAAAAGCCTTCAAGGAACTCGGCATCGCTAGGGACAGCGTAATGTTGCAGACGAAGTGCGGCATCGTACCGGGTGTCATGTTTGATTTCTCCAAAGAACACATCATCGCATCAGTGGAGGGCAGCCTGAAACGTCTGCAGACCGATTACGTGGATGCCTTGCTGCTGCACCGTCCGGATACGTTGGTGGAGCCGGAGGAAGTCGCCGAAGCTTTCGATGAACTGCACAAAGCAGGCAAAGTGCGCCATTTCGGCGTCAGCAACCAAAATCCGATGCAGATTGAATTGCTGAAGAAGGCCGTCACGCAGCCGTTGTTGATCAACCAGTTGCAGCTCAGTCTGACGCATGCACCGATGATCGATGCCGGCTTCAACGTGAATATGGTGAACAATCCCTCGATCATGCACGACGGCTCCGTCCTGGAATACAGCCGCATTTCGGATATGACGATCCAACCATGGTCGCCGTTCCAAGCCGGAAACGGCAAAAAAGGCCTGTTCTTCGATCATCCCGATTATCCGGAGCTGAATGAAAAAATCGAAGCGATGGCGGAAGACAAGGGTGTATCCCGCGAAGCGATCGCAATCGCTTGGTTGTTGCGCCATCCGGCCAAAATGCAGCCGATTGTCGGCAGTATGAATCCGGAGCGCATCGCAGCTATCTGTAAAGCTTCCGATGTGGCGTTGAGCCGCACCGAGTGGTATGATCTTTACAAAGCTGCCGGCAAAAAGTTGCCTTAA
- a CDS encoding ammonium transporter — protein MFSSVDTLWTLLGTVLVFFMQAGFAMVETGFTRAKNAANIIMKNLMDFVLGSLGFFLIGYSIMFGEDIAGMIGTPTLFMEGLDSTIPGSVHFMFQNVFAATAATIVSGAVAERTKFSSYLVYSFIISMLIYPISGHWIWGGGWLAQMGFIDFAGSTAVHMVGGVAALVGAAIVGPRIGKYKDGKAQVIPGHNLTIGALGVFILWFAWFGFNGASTVAATGDETLALIGTIFLNTNLSAAAATLVTLIFTWTKYGKPDVSMTLNGSLAGLVAITAGCAVVSPFGAIAIGIIAGFAIVLAVEFVDQKLKIDDPVGAFSVHGVNGALGTILVGIFATDGGVLYGGGFNLLGIQTLGVAAVAAYTAGAMYVVFTIIQKTLGIRASAEEEIVGMDIAEHGLTSSYHDFVATTAFEDYVTDSNKPSDIAAVQEVDLSKVGAFKLADSGFTMNKVEIIANPDKLERLKAELNAIGVTGMTVTSVHGYGLQKGQQTFYRGAKAEGNLLPKVRIETIISEVPVEEVIRAARRALYTGHVGDGKVFVSPVADAFRISNSDSGPAALKYY, from the coding sequence ATGTTTTCATCAGTAGATACATTATGGACCTTGCTGGGAACGGTATTGGTATTCTTTATGCAAGCCGGTTTCGCGATGGTCGAGACGGGATTCACTCGCGCCAAGAACGCAGCGAACATCATCATGAAAAATCTCATGGACTTTGTGCTCGGATCCCTTGGATTCTTCCTCATCGGATACAGCATCATGTTCGGTGAGGATATCGCCGGGATGATCGGGACCCCTACTTTATTTATGGAAGGCTTGGATTCTACGATTCCCGGTTCCGTGCATTTCATGTTCCAAAACGTATTCGCGGCCACCGCAGCCACTATCGTATCCGGAGCTGTTGCGGAACGGACAAAATTCAGCTCTTATCTCGTGTACTCTTTCATCATTTCAATGTTGATCTATCCTATTTCCGGGCACTGGATCTGGGGCGGCGGCTGGTTGGCTCAAATGGGCTTCATTGATTTTGCCGGATCCACTGCCGTGCATATGGTCGGAGGCGTCGCAGCGCTTGTCGGAGCAGCTATCGTCGGACCGCGTATCGGGAAATATAAGGACGGCAAGGCACAAGTCATTCCTGGACACAACTTGACGATCGGCGCTCTTGGCGTCTTCATCCTTTGGTTCGCATGGTTCGGATTTAACGGAGCTTCAACCGTTGCGGCAACGGGCGATGAAACCCTTGCCTTGATCGGCACGATCTTCTTGAATACAAATCTATCTGCAGCCGCAGCTACTTTAGTCACACTGATCTTCACTTGGACAAAATATGGTAAGCCCGATGTATCCATGACACTGAACGGCTCACTGGCAGGGCTTGTTGCCATCACGGCAGGCTGTGCTGTCGTATCTCCTTTCGGCGCTATCGCAATCGGAATCATCGCCGGATTTGCCATCGTACTCGCTGTCGAATTCGTCGACCAAAAATTGAAGATTGATGATCCGGTCGGTGCTTTCAGCGTACACGGTGTGAATGGTGCTTTAGGGACAATCCTGGTCGGCATTTTCGCAACCGATGGCGGCGTATTGTACGGCGGTGGATTCAACCTGCTGGGCATTCAAACGTTGGGCGTCGCTGCAGTGGCTGCCTACACAGCCGGTGCCATGTACGTAGTCTTCACGATCATCCAAAAGACATTGGGTATCCGCGCTAGCGCTGAAGAAGAAATCGTCGGCATGGACATCGCTGAGCACGGCTTGACTTCAAGCTACCATGACTTTGTCGCCACGACTGCCTTCGAAGATTATGTAACAGACAGCAACAAGCCTTCCGATATCGCTGCTGTCCAAGAAGTGGATCTCAGCAAAGTCGGAGCTTTCAAGTTGGCTGATTCCGGCTTCACGATGAATAAAGTGGAAATTATTGCCAATCCGGATAAACTCGAGCGCCTCAAAGCAGAATTGAATGCTATCGGCGTAACCGGCATGACGGTCACATCGGTGCATGGTTATGGGCTCCAAAAAGGCCAACAAACCTTCTATCGTGGTGCGAAGGCTGAGGGGAACCTTTTGCCGAAAGTCCGCATCGAAACAATCATCAGCGAAGTGCCTGTTGAAGAAGTCATCCGCGCTGCCCGTCGCGCTTTGTACACAGGACATGTCGGTGACGGTAAAGTCTTCGTTTCACCGGTTGCCGATGCCTTCCGCATCAGCAACAGCGATTCCGGTCCTGCAGCTTTGAAATATTACTAG
- a CDS encoding GNAT family N-acetyltransferase, translated as MWVIKPFEELTARELHLIYKERTAVFVVEQNCPYQEVDDADLVSIHFWKQADDRLLAYARLIPEPDSVRIGRVLVPQGERTHGYGQELMQVMLEYAKTHFPGLTVHAQAQAYLQDFYASFGFRPVSEVYLEDDIPHIDMSIDPQNSQTKSQNRQEEHRE; from the coding sequence ATGTGGGTCATCAAACCGTTTGAAGAACTGACAGCGAGGGAATTGCACCTTATCTACAAAGAACGGACTGCCGTTTTCGTTGTGGAGCAAAATTGCCCTTATCAAGAGGTGGACGATGCCGACCTTGTCAGCATCCACTTCTGGAAGCAGGCAGATGATCGACTGTTGGCCTATGCCCGGCTGATACCTGAACCAGATAGTGTGCGCATCGGACGCGTTCTTGTCCCGCAAGGCGAACGCACCCATGGCTACGGCCAGGAATTGATGCAGGTCATGCTGGAGTATGCCAAGACGCATTTCCCCGGGCTCACGGTCCACGCGCAAGCACAAGCCTATCTGCAGGATTTTTATGCTTCTTTCGGATTCCGTCCCGTATCGGAGGTTTACCTGGAGGATGACATCCCCCACATCGATATGAGCATCGATCCGCAGAACAGCCAAACAAAAAGCCAAAACCGACAGGAGGAACACCGTGAATAA
- a CDS encoding AraC family transcriptional regulator → MDEDFFKEEIYYKDLYYTTKGKEQCAPNHSFGPTVREYFLIHIIMKGKGYFEIGNSRFNLKEGQFFIIYPNVMTYYQADEEDPWEYYWIGMRGEHLEALLTAIGFQVSHPVGNVKNFGQVKAMLQEIMAANPFDTLSRLRLQGQLYLFLSMLAHDLDGTEIKQIEKINKGVEYTKRAIEIIKDRYQDSEFLIGDISRELSLNDSYLTAVFHKTTNRTPHEYLIDFRIQKSREYLETTDLSIAEIAEKVGYQNPLSFTRIFKSKMQLSPRAYVKKVKTK, encoded by the coding sequence ATGGATGAGGATTTTTTCAAGGAAGAAATCTATTATAAGGACCTTTACTACACGACCAAAGGCAAAGAGCAGTGCGCGCCCAACCACAGTTTCGGGCCGACCGTCCGGGAATATTTTTTGATCCATATCATCATGAAGGGAAAGGGCTACTTCGAGATCGGCAACAGCCGCTTCAACCTGAAAGAAGGCCAGTTCTTCATCATCTATCCGAACGTGATGACCTATTATCAAGCCGATGAAGAGGATCCTTGGGAATATTACTGGATCGGCATGAGGGGCGAGCATCTGGAGGCGTTGCTGACGGCCATCGGTTTCCAGGTTTCGCATCCGGTGGGGAACGTGAAGAACTTCGGGCAAGTGAAGGCGATGCTCCAGGAAATCATGGCGGCCAACCCGTTCGATACGTTGTCCCGGCTGCGTCTGCAAGGGCAGCTGTACCTCTTTTTGAGCATGCTCGCACATGACTTGGACGGCACCGAAATCAAACAGATCGAGAAAATCAACAAAGGTGTCGAGTACACGAAAAGGGCCATCGAAATCATCAAAGACAGGTATCAGGACAGCGAATTTCTGATCGGTGACATCAGCCGGGAATTGTCACTGAACGACTCCTATTTGACCGCCGTCTTCCATAAAACGACAAACCGGACACCGCATGAATATCTGATCGATTTCCGCATCCAGAAAAGCCGGGAGTACCTGGAAACGACGGACCTCAGCATCGCTGAAATCGCCGAAAAGGTCGGCTATCAGAATCCTTTGAGTTTCACGCGCATCTTCAAGAGCAAGATGCAGCTGTCCCCGAGGGCTTACGTCAAGAAAGTAAAAACAAAATAA
- a CDS encoding sugar ABC transporter substrate-binding protein has translation MLKNWKKVSLATVLLSGLVLGACGNGSDGEGGSGDVTITYSIWDKIQQPGMEAIAEAFEADNPGIDVKVEVTPWDQYWTKLEAGAKGESMPDVFWMHSNEIAKYAEGGVLMDLSETYANSEVTSLDHFPEELVELYSADDAVYGIPKDYDTIGLWYNKTLFDAAGVAYPNETWTWDTMLEAAQKLNDPDNGVYGILAPLNRQEGYHNFIFQNGGYVLSDDKTESGFRLDETIEAVQWYADLSVKHGVSPTQSQFAENTNVSFFQSGRGAMGFFGSWMTGEMANNEYTAANTDVAPLPKGKQAATVFNGLANSVAASTENEEAALKFVEFLGTEEAMRLQGENGAAIPAYIGTEESFVNAYSQFNIQVYVDQMENAYIKPYSKETARWEDIENTALMSVFDGKGSVADVAAEIVAGVEEVLANEK, from the coding sequence ATGTTAAAGAATTGGAAGAAAGTATCATTGGCTACAGTATTGTTATCAGGACTTGTTTTAGGTGCATGCGGAAACGGTTCCGATGGGGAAGGCGGTTCCGGTGATGTGACCATCACTTACAGCATTTGGGACAAAATCCAACAACCGGGAATGGAAGCGATCGCAGAAGCATTCGAAGCGGATAACCCAGGCATCGATGTAAAAGTGGAAGTGACGCCTTGGGATCAATACTGGACCAAATTGGAAGCGGGCGCAAAAGGCGAGAGTATGCCGGATGTATTCTGGATGCATTCTAATGAAATCGCGAAATATGCGGAGGGTGGCGTCCTGATGGATTTGTCGGAAACCTACGCAAACAGCGAAGTGACTTCATTGGATCATTTCCCGGAAGAATTGGTCGAATTGTATTCTGCTGACGATGCAGTCTACGGCATCCCGAAAGATTACGATACGATTGGGCTATGGTACAACAAAACATTGTTCGACGCAGCGGGAGTTGCTTATCCGAATGAAACCTGGACTTGGGACACGATGCTGGAAGCTGCTCAAAAACTGAACGATCCCGACAACGGCGTATATGGTATCTTGGCTCCTTTGAACAGACAAGAAGGCTACCACAACTTCATCTTCCAGAATGGTGGCTACGTACTGTCCGATGACAAGACCGAATCCGGCTTCCGTTTGGACGAAACGATCGAAGCGGTGCAATGGTATGCCGATCTGAGCGTGAAACATGGCGTTTCGCCGACCCAAAGCCAATTTGCTGAAAACACAAACGTATCCTTCTTCCAATCAGGACGCGGCGCAATGGGCTTCTTCGGATCTTGGATGACAGGCGAAATGGCGAACAACGAATATACGGCTGCAAATACTGATGTTGCGCCACTGCCAAAAGGCAAACAAGCGGCGACAGTGTTCAACGGCTTGGCGAACTCCGTTGCGGCTTCAACCGAAAATGAAGAAGCGGCTTTGAAATTCGTGGAGTTCTTGGGAACGGAGGAAGCGATGCGTCTGCAAGGCGAGAATGGTGCAGCGATTCCGGCTTATATAGGAACTGAAGAATCATTCGTAAATGCCTACAGCCAATTCAATATCCAGGTCTACGTGGATCAAATGGAAAATGCGTACATCAAGCCTTACTCCAAAGAGACAGCACGTTGGGAAGATATCGAAAATACTGCTTTGATGTCGGTATTTGACGGCAAGGGTTCCGTCGCAGATGTTGCTGCAGAAATCGTAGCCGGTGTTGAAGAAGTTTTGGCGAACGAAAAATAA
- the nrdG gene encoding anaerobic ribonucleoside-triphosphate reductase activating protein, with the protein MKNPQPQEWLAEKYSKDKVADYKPFNFVDGEGVRCSIYLSGCLFACEGCYNKIVQNFDYGIVYTDELEEQIMADLRQPYVQGLTLLGGEPFLNTKVALQLARRIRAEFGRSKDIWGWTGYYWDELVAESEDKQELLRLMDVLVDGRFELSQRDLTLKFRGSSNQTIIDVQKSLEAGEKVLWANAYA; encoded by the coding sequence GTGAAAAATCCGCAACCGCAAGAATGGTTGGCAGAGAAATACAGCAAGGACAAAGTTGCGGACTACAAACCGTTCAACTTTGTCGATGGCGAAGGCGTGCGCTGCAGCATCTATCTGAGCGGCTGCCTGTTCGCCTGCGAAGGTTGCTACAACAAGATTGTCCAAAACTTCGACTACGGGATTGTCTACACCGATGAGTTGGAGGAACAGATCATGGCCGATCTGCGCCAGCCTTATGTGCAAGGCTTGACGCTTTTGGGCGGTGAACCGTTCCTCAACACGAAGGTCGCGCTGCAGTTGGCGCGACGCATCCGTGCGGAGTTCGGCCGATCCAAGGACATCTGGGGCTGGACCGGCTACTATTGGGACGAACTGGTTGCAGAGTCCGAGGATAAGCAGGAATTGCTGCGCTTGATGGATGTGCTCGTCGACGGCCGCTTCGAGCTGTCGCAGCGTGATCTGACACTGAAGTTCCGCGGCAGCTCCAACCAGACCATCATCGATGTGCAAAAATCGTTGGAAGCCGGAGAAAAAGTCCTCTGGGCCAATGCTTACGCTTGA
- a CDS encoding GntR family transcriptional regulator, with the protein MIFDKRSPVYEQIIEMHKQKIVSGDFQPGQEIPSRRELATQLKVNPNTVQRAYKEMEGLGLIYTDGNSLSKITDSQSKIQTLRQELLDEALQAFIETVRTIGLEDEAVLDLIKTRLKEVHVND; encoded by the coding sequence GTGATTTTTGACAAAAGAAGTCCGGTCTATGAACAGATTATCGAAATGCACAAACAAAAAATCGTCAGCGGTGATTTCCAGCCGGGGCAGGAAATACCCTCGCGCCGGGAATTGGCTACACAATTAAAAGTGAATCCGAATACTGTACAGCGTGCCTATAAGGAAATGGAGGGGCTTGGTTTGATTTATACAGATGGAAATTCTCTCAGCAAAATAACGGACAGTCAATCGAAGATCCAGACATTGAGACAAGAGCTATTGGACGAGGCCTTGCAGGCATTCATCGAAACGGTACGGACAATCGGACTGGAAGATGAAGCGGTCCTGGATTTGATCAAAACGCGCTTGAAGGAGGTGCATGTGAATGATTGA